The window CCGGTGCCGATCTCGGTGTGCGAGATGGCCCACGGCACCCACTTGTCGAGGATCTGCTTGGCCCGGGCGTCACCGGTCACGTAGTAGACCTCGGCCACCCGCTGCAGCGACCAGACCTGCATACCGAACCACTCGTTGCTGCCCGGGTCGTGGTAGACCGGGTGCTCCGTGTAGTACATGCCGTAGAAGGTCGGGGTGCCCGACGGCGGCTGGGCGTAGGAGCCGTTCCAGCTGTTGGTGGCACCGCCGGCGATGGCGCCCTCAGCGGACTGCAGCCACTGGTAGAACTCCATCTGCCGGTCGAAGCTCTCGGTCCAGTCCTGCACGGCGGTGGCACCACTCGGCTGCAGCTCGGGCACGTTGGTCAGCGCCCAGGCCGCGAACGGGTTCTGGTAGCCCATGTGGTTGTGGCTGGAGCCGATCCGCCACGACCAGGCCGCCGAGGTGTCGGTGGCGCCACCCCAGGCGTAGTACCAGGACATCAGGTAGTGCGCGGAGTCCTTGCCGGTACCGGCCGGGCAGCTGGACGCGCCGACGCAGTTGCCGATCCGCTTGAAGTACTTGTCGAACATCGCGTAGCGCAGGTAGTCACCCATCCGGGCGGCCTTCGCGACGGTGGCCGCGACCTCGCTCTCCTTGCCCTGCTCCTCGGCCCAGACCAGCGCCCAGTAGGCCGCCTGGATGGCGCGGGCGTCGGCGTCCGGCGCGTTGGTGTACTTCCACTGCGACGCCGGTGCGTTGTCCTCGGCCACGAACAGGTCGAGGTAGCCGTTCGGGCCGCCGTGTGCCTTGGTGTCGCAGGACGGCTGCGGGACGGTCTCCCAGACCGACTCCTGCGGGCCCCGCTGGAAGGTGTTGATGTACGCGGGACGGGTGGTGCCGTCACCGCAGTGGCCGTAGCCGTAGACGTTGTCCACGTCGAGCAGCCAGTGCATGCCGTAGATCTCGCCGGTGCCGTACGCCGACTGCAGCTCGTTGCGCAGCGGGTCGGTGCCGACCGGGACGTTCTGGTCCAGCCGCGACGGGTACTGGCTGGGTTGCAGGTACTCGGCTGCGTACTGCGGGGTGCCGGCGACGCCGGCCGTGGGCTGGTCGGCGGTGCCCGGGATGATGTACTGCTCCATCACGGTCCACGCGTTGTTGAACGGTGCCCAGTTCTCGGTGACCCGACCGTAGTTGGCCTCCAGCCAGATCCAGAAGCTGAACGCCTCCGAGGTGGTCTCGTGACCGTGGTCCGGGGCCTCCACGATCAGCGTCTCGATGGAGTGGTAGGGCACGCCCTCGGGGCTGAAGTAGCCCGAGTTCTTGATCTTGCCGTACTGCTCCAGGAAGCGCTCGATGTACTCGTTGTCACCGCCGGTCGAGTCGTTGTCGATCTCGGTGACCACGATGGCCAGTGGTGCCAGACCACTCGCCGTGGCGGTGATCGTGGCCGTACCGCTGACCGTGTCGCTGTCCTCGGCGGCGGCGACGGTGACCGTCGCGCCGGTGTTCCAGTTGCTCGGGGTGAGGGTGACCGACGACGGCGACCGGGTGATGCTGTCGTCGCCGGAGATCGCCAGGCTGACCGGCACGTTGCCGGTCGGCTCTTCGCTCAGCCGGAGGTTGAAGGTGTTGCTGCCGCCTTCTTCGACGCTCACCGAGGAGGGCGTGGCGACCAGCGCCGGGCCGGGGTTGGCCTCGTCGACGCTGAACGACCGCTCGGCGGTGGCGCTGGCACCGGCGTTGTCGTACGCCCGGGCCTGCACCGTGTAGTCGCCGGCCGGCAGGTCCTCCATGACGTACTGGTACGGGCTGGTCGTGTCGGTGTTGACCAGCAGCCCGTTGCGGTAGAACTCGACCCGGTCGACGGTGCCGTCGGCGTCGCTGGCGGTCGCGGTCAGCGGGACGTCGGCCGGCGCGATGAACGGCCCCGACGGTACCGTCAGACCGACCGTCGGCGGCTGGTTCTCCACCGCGCCGTTGCAGGTCACACCGTTGATGGAGAACGAGGTAGGCCGGGGGTTCGAGCCGGTGTGCGAGCCGTTGAAGCCGATGTTGGTGGACTGACCGGTGGCCAGGTTGCCGTTCCATGCGGCGTTGGTCGCGGTCACCACGTTGCCGGACTGGGTCCAGTTGGCCGACCAGCCCTGGGTGACCCGCTGGCCGCCCGGGAACTCGAAGCGCAGGGTCCACCCGGTGAGCGGATCACCGAGGTTCTCGATGGTCACGTTGGCGGTGAAGCCGTTGTTCCAGTCGTTGGTCGAATAGACGACGTCGCAGGCGGTGGCCGCGTTGGCGACGCCGGGGACGGCGGCGACACCTCCGACGACCATCACGCCAGCGGCGAGCATTGCCAGCCGCTGTCTCGTCGCGGTCAATCTCATGTGCGGGGTTCTCCTCGCGAACCAGGCCGAGGCAGTGCGGTACACCTCGGCTTGGCGCCTTGGGCGCGGTGGGCGATGTCGTGGAGCAGCGCGTCGGACGCCAGGCGCCGGATGGGTGTGACCCGTCCCGGACCGGGGTCTGCATACGACGGAGGGCGCCGGACCGGCGGCTCCGGTTCACTGCGTGGCGCCGTACCGACACGGAGTCGGATGCCCTCGGCTGCCGCTGTCGCGTGGTCTGCTGGCTCCCACCTGCGATGGTCGACAGTGTTACATGGGAGCGCTCCCGCAGCAAGTGGCAACCTTCGACGACCCACCGGAAAACCCAGACGAACCCACGTTGAGCAGGTGATTCACCGAGGAAGGTCGGGCACGGCCGGACTCACTCACGCCACCAACATGTTTCGATCTCGTTTTGGGTCTTTCACAAACCCGTGACGGAGACTACAGTCCAGAACCAACGTCGATGGGAGCGCTTCCATCGATAGATGTGGCAACAAGTGAGAGTACACCGTACCTGCGGTGCTCCGCCGCCCCGGTGGAGCGCACCACTACCGGTCGTACAGCTGGCGGCGGGCCAGCCCGGACTCCGCCGGCAGTTGCAGACACCACCTGGGAGAGGAGGTGGATCCAGAGCCACTCGCGTGGCCCGGCTCCCGCGCGTCACGCACGATCTGGACGCCAAACCGCTCGTGCGTGAAAGCAACTGATGGTGGGGACGGGGGTTGCCCTCCCCGTCCCCACACTACTTCCCCGCACCCGGCAGGAAATCGGTCGACCCGGCACCCCGTCCGGCCGTCCGGCCGACGCGACCCGGTTCCACCACCCCGATCCCCCATCCGCGCCACCTGACCGGCGTGTCCGCGCGCCCGTGCCGCACCGCAGTGGATCGGACACCACTGTCAGGAGAGCCCGATGGCCGTACTGTCCCGCCGGCACCTGCACCGCCGGGCCGAGCGTTCCGCCGTCCGCGCCGCGAGCGGCGATCCAGGCCGCGCCACCGGCACCGGCCGCACCAGCGGCGCCGACCCCGGCCGAGCCACGGCCGAGCCGGCCGACGCGACCGGGCCCGACCGGGCAGGCGATGGTTCCGCGACCCCGGCCGTCCGCCACCGCACCGATCCCGAACGTCCGATCGGTCTGCACTTTCCCAACAACTTCCGCTGGGGCGCGGCGACCTCCGCGTACCAGATCGAAGGTGCCGCCAAAGAGGACGGCCGGGGTGAATCGGTGTGGGACACCTTCAGCCACACCCCCGGTCGCACCCGCGGCGGCGACACCGGCGACGTCGCGGCCGACCACTACCATCGGTACGGTCACGACCTCGACCTGATGCGTGAGCTCGGACTGCACAGCTACCGGTTCTCCATCTCCTGGCCACGGATCCAGCCCGACGGCACCGGTCGGCCCAACCGACGCGGGCTGGACTTCTACCGCCGGCTGGTCGGCGGGCTCCTGGAGCGGGGCATCGAGCCGATGGCCACCCTGTTCCACTGGGACCTGCCCCAGGCGCTGCAGGACCTCGGCGGTTGGGAGCAGCGCGACGTGGCGTACCGCTTCGCCGAGTACGCCCAGATCATGTTCCGCGCCCTCGGCAGCGAGGTCCCGATCTGGCTGACGATCAACGAGCCGAAGACCGTGGTGCAGAACGGCTACCTCAGTGGGCATCACGCACCGGGCCGGCCGGACGCGGACGCGGCGTACCTGGTGGCCCACCACCTCCAACTCGCGCACGGCCTGGCCGTACAGGCGCTGCGCGCCGAGCGGGCCGCGTGCCGGATCGGACCGGCGCTCAACCTGCATCCCTGCTACCCCGCCGACGGCAGCCCGGCAGCCGCCGCTGCGGCCCGGCTGTACGACGGCTACGAGAACCGGCTGTACCTGGACCCGATCTTCCTCGCCAGCTACCCGGCGGACGTCCTCGCCGATCTCGGCCCGGCCAGCCGGCTGGCCGGTGGGATCCACGACGGTGACCTGGATGTCATCGCCGAGCCGATCGATCTGCTCGCCGTCCAGTACTACACCCCGTTCTACGTCGCCGCAGACGGCAGCACGGTCCCACGCTGGCCGACCTCGGAGGCGGACTGGCAGCAGATCCACCCGGACGGCATGTTCGACGTCCTCACCCGGGTGCACCGGGAGTACGGCACCGTGCCGATCACGATCACCGAGAACGGCCTGCCCACCCCGGACCGGTTGGCGGCGGACGGTTCGGTGGACGACCCCGGCCGGGTCGCCTTCCTGCGGGATCACCTCGCCGCCGTGCATCGGGCGATCAGCACCGGTGTCAACGTGGAGAGCTACCACGTCTGGTCGCTGCTGGACAACTTCGAATGGGCCGAGGGATACCAGCAGCGCTGGGGGCTGATCTACGTCGACTACCCGACGCAACAGCGGATCTTCAAGCGGAGCGCACACTGGTACCGGCGGGTGATCGCGGAGAACGCCATTTGACCCGGGCCGTGCCGGGCGGAAACCACCGGGATTACATCCTCCGGTGGAACCTACCGTCAGTAACCAGGAAACCACACCACACCGAGCGCGCGCCAGGACAGACTGTGGCCATGGTGTTCGGTCCTGGGTTGCGTCTCGACCGGAGATACGTACTGGTCGACCGGATCGGGCTGGGTGGCATGTCCGAGGTGTGGCGGGCCAGCGACGAACTGCTCGACCGGCCGGTCGCCGTGAAGGCGCTCACGCCGCCGATCGCGCCAGCGGTCCGGGCCGCCTGTCGGCAGGAGGCCCGGGCTGCGGCCCGGATCACCCATCCGCACGTCACCCAGGTGTACGACTACGGCGAGGCGGCGATCACCGAGACCGACGTGCTGCCGTTTCTGGTCCTCGAACTTGTCGACGGAGAGAACCTCGCCGCCCGACTGGCCGGCGGGCCGCTGCCCTGGCAGGCTGCGGTCTGGTTGACCGCACAGGTGGCCAGCGGCCTGGCCGCCGCCCACCGGATCGGGGTGGTGCACCGGGACATCAAGCCGGGCAACGTCATGCTCACCGCCAGTGGCGCCAAGATCCTGGACTTCGGCATCGCCGCGCTGGCCGACGGTCGACCCGCACCCGACGCCGGCTGGTTGCTCGGCACCCCGGCGTACGCCGCACCGGAACGGCTGCGCCACTGGCCGGCCCATCCGGCCGCCGACGTCTACGCCCTCGGCGCGCTCTGCTACGAGATGCTGACCGGGACGCCACCCATGCCGGCCGGCAGTTGGCGGGAGGCGGCCGTCCGGCTGCAGCGGCCGGACCCGCCGGCGCGACCCCGCGCCGACGGACTGCCCGCCCCGGCCGCCGACCTCTGCCTCGCCTGTCTGAGCCGGGATCCGGCGCAACGGCCGACCGCCGGTGAGGTCGCCGACGCCCTGCATGCGGTGCTCGGCGTGATGGTCGAGTTCCCGTTGCCCGGCCCGCGCCCGGTCGGCGCTTCGCCCGGCGGCCGGACCTTGGTGGAGCGGCTGCCGACGGCCCGGCCGGCCGGGCCGGTGGGGCGGCGGGCCGCGATGGCGGCACAGCCGGACCAATCAGCACCGCGACGGACCGCGATGGTGGCGCGGCCGGCTGTCCCAGCGGGCACGGCGGACCCGGCCGGCGCGCGACCGCCCACCGACCGGGCCCGGTTGTCCCCGACTGCCGTCGGTCTTGCCGGGGCCGGCGCGGCGGCACTGCTGGCCTTCGCGGTCGTGGCGGCCGCGGTACTCGGCACACCTTTGCCGGCCGCCGAACACGCGGCGGCACCCTCGCCGGTGGCGACCGGGCCGGACGACACACCGCCGGAGCTGCTGGCCACGGCGGCGCGGGTGGTGGAGCAGTTCGATCTGCTCGTGGCCGACGGCTCCACCGACGGACGGATCCGTGCGGATGCCG is drawn from Micromonospora sp. Llam0 and contains these coding sequences:
- a CDS encoding serine/threonine-protein kinase; the encoded protein is MVFGPGLRLDRRYVLVDRIGLGGMSEVWRASDELLDRPVAVKALTPPIAPAVRAACRQEARAAARITHPHVTQVYDYGEAAITETDVLPFLVLELVDGENLAARLAGGPLPWQAAVWLTAQVASGLAAAHRIGVVHRDIKPGNVMLTASGAKILDFGIAALADGRPAPDAGWLLGTPAYAAPERLRHWPAHPAADVYALGALCYEMLTGTPPMPAGSWREAAVRLQRPDPPARPRADGLPAPAADLCLACLSRDPAQRPTAGEVADALHAVLGVMVEFPLPGPRPVGASPGGRTLVERLPTARPAGPVGRRAAMAAQPDQSAPRRTAMVARPAVPAGTADPAGARPPTDRARLSPTAVGLAGAGAAALLAFAVVAAAVLGTPLPAAEHAAAPSPVATGPDDTPPELLATAARVVEQFDLLVADGSTDGRIRADAAADLRDAADQLRVSVAEGATPEQLRHRAGELRSRLAGHRQEGTVDSNISIQLDLMLTALMMDVAD
- a CDS encoding glycoside hydrolase family 48 protein, with amino-acid sequence MRLTATRQRLAMLAAGVMVVGGVAAVPGVANAATACDVVYSTNDWNNGFTANVTIENLGDPLTGWTLRFEFPGGQRVTQGWSANWTQSGNVVTATNAAWNGNLATGQSTNIGFNGSHTGSNPRPTSFSINGVTCNGAVENQPPTVGLTVPSGPFIAPADVPLTATASDADGTVDRVEFYRNGLLVNTDTTSPYQYVMEDLPAGDYTVQARAYDNAGASATAERSFSVDEANPGPALVATPSSVSVEEGGSNTFNLRLSEEPTGNVPVSLAISGDDSITRSPSSVTLTPSNWNTGATVTVAAAEDSDTVSGTATITATASGLAPLAIVVTEIDNDSTGGDNEYIERFLEQYGKIKNSGYFSPEGVPYHSIETLIVEAPDHGHETTSEAFSFWIWLEANYGRVTENWAPFNNAWTVMEQYIIPGTADQPTAGVAGTPQYAAEYLQPSQYPSRLDQNVPVGTDPLRNELQSAYGTGEIYGMHWLLDVDNVYGYGHCGDGTTRPAYINTFQRGPQESVWETVPQPSCDTKAHGGPNGYLDLFVAEDNAPASQWKYTNAPDADARAIQAAYWALVWAEEQGKESEVAATVAKAARMGDYLRYAMFDKYFKRIGNCVGASSCPAGTGKDSAHYLMSWYYAWGGATDTSAAWSWRIGSSHNHMGYQNPFAAWALTNVPELQPSGATAVQDWTESFDRQMEFYQWLQSAEGAIAGGATNSWNGSYAQPPSGTPTFYGMYYTEHPVYHDPGSNEWFGMQVWSLQRVAEVYYVTGDARAKQILDKWVPWAISHTEIGTGGDFSIPSTMEWTGAPDTWNASNPGANNNLHVEVVGTGQDVGVASAYARTLMWYAAASGDTEARDTAKGLLDALYANADAQGSSTVEARGDYRRFDDVYDASTGQGLYIPNGWSGTMPNGDVIEPGASFLDIRSFYLDDPDWPKVEAYLNGGPEPEFRYHRFWAQADLAMAYADFGHLFPDN
- a CDS encoding GH1 family beta-glucosidase, which encodes MAVLSRRHLHRRAERSAVRAASGDPGRATGTGRTSGADPGRATAEPADATGPDRAGDGSATPAVRHRTDPERPIGLHFPNNFRWGAATSAYQIEGAAKEDGRGESVWDTFSHTPGRTRGGDTGDVAADHYHRYGHDLDLMRELGLHSYRFSISWPRIQPDGTGRPNRRGLDFYRRLVGGLLERGIEPMATLFHWDLPQALQDLGGWEQRDVAYRFAEYAQIMFRALGSEVPIWLTINEPKTVVQNGYLSGHHAPGRPDADAAYLVAHHLQLAHGLAVQALRAERAACRIGPALNLHPCYPADGSPAAAAAARLYDGYENRLYLDPIFLASYPADVLADLGPASRLAGGIHDGDLDVIAEPIDLLAVQYYTPFYVAADGSTVPRWPTSEADWQQIHPDGMFDVLTRVHREYGTVPITITENGLPTPDRLAADGSVDDPGRVAFLRDHLAAVHRAISTGVNVESYHVWSLLDNFEWAEGYQQRWGLIYVDYPTQQRIFKRSAHWYRRVIAENAI